A single region of the Dromaius novaehollandiae isolate bDroNov1 chromosome 27, bDroNov1.hap1, whole genome shotgun sequence genome encodes:
- the GPR37L1 gene encoding G-protein coupled receptor 37-like 1, with the protein MPLPQALVLLLLVLPAPGAVAMQGKAGQPEEGSTPHIQGADGGRTPPTIAQDRTELRLTKERLRRGTEKDSRSVQQYVPGVQVEFPRPVNPASLHPTKTLLPSSTDPSEQQGGVPTDGEGAQPRANLTTVSDKRMQIQNPLYPVTENSYSAYAVMFLSLIVFAVGIIGNLSVMCIVWHNYYMKSAWNSILASLAFWDFLILFFCLPVVIFNEITKKRLLGDVSCRIVPFMEVSSLGVTTFSLCALGIDRFHAATSPQASARPIEQCHSIIAKLAVIWVGSMTLSVPEILLWQLAQDTSPVSGMVTEYCTMKPSSNLPESVYSLVLTYQNARMWWYFGCYFCLPILFTVSCQLVTRRISGTEKTSECRGAKHSQCEGHLNCTIIGLTIIYGLCTTPENVCNIVVAYMSPDMSRQTLDLLSLINQFFLFFKCSVTPVLLLCLCRPLGQAFMDCCCCCCEGCSPDTTSSEGSADSKLKTEMSSSIFFDKPRESPPPLLALGTPC; encoded by the exons ATGCCTTTGCCACAGGCTCTTGTTcttctgctgctggtgctgccggCTCCGGGGGCTGTGGCAATGCAAGGCAAGGCTGGGCAGCCTGAGGAAGGCAGCACCCCTCACATCCAGGGCGCAGACGGAGGAAGGACTCCGCCGACGATAGCCCAGGACAGAACAGAGCTCCGTCTGACGAAAGAAAGGCTGCGCCGGGGGACGGAGAAGGACTCCAGGTCAGTCCAGCAGTATGTGCCGGGGGTACAGGTGGAGTTCCCGCGGCCTGTCAACCCCGCCAGCCTGCACCCAACCAAGACCCTGCTGCCATCTAGCACAGACCCATCCGAGCAGCAAGGAGGGGTCCCCACGGATGGAGAGGGAGCACAGCCCCGAGCCAACCTCACCACAGTGTCCGACAAGCGGATGCAAATCCAAAACCCCTTGTACCCAGTGACAGAGAACTCCTACAGCGCCTATGCTGTGATGTTCCTGTCCCTCATTGTCTTTGCGGTGGGCATCATTGGAAACCTGTCTGTCATGTGCATTGTGTGGCACAACTACTACATGAAGAGTGCCTGGAACTCCATCCTGGCCAGCCTAGCCTTCTGGGACTTCCTCATCCTCTTCTTCTGCCTACCTGTGGTCATCTTCAATGAGATCACCAAGAAGAGACTGCTGGGGGATGTGTCCTGTCGCATCGTGCCCTTCATGGAG GTGTCATCCCTGGGGGTCACCACATTCAGCCTTTGTGCGCTGGGCATCGACAGGTTCCACGCAGCCACGAGCCCCCAGGCCAGTGCCCGGCCCATCGAGCAGTGCCATTCCATTATCGCCAAGCTGGCCGTCATTTGGGTGGGCTCCATGACACTGTCGGTGCCGGAAATCCTGCTGTGGCAGCTGGCACAGGACACATCGCCTGTGTCTGGCATGGTGACGGAGTATTGCACCATGAAGCCTTCATCCAACCTGCCTGAGTCCGTCTACTCCCTGGTGCTCACCTATCAAAATGCTCGGATGTGGTGGTACTTCGGCTGCTACTTCTGCTTGCCCATACTCTTCACTGTCAGCTGCCAGCTGGTGACCCGGAGGATCAGTGGCACCGAGAAGACATCTGAGTGCCGGGGGGCCAAACACAGCCAGTGCGAGGGTCACTTGAACTGCACCATCATTGGGTTGACCATCATCTATGGTCTCTGCACCACCCCTGAAAATGTCTGCAACATCGTGGTGGCCTACATGTCCCCTGACATGTCCAGGCAGACCTTGGACCTGCTCAGTCTCATCAATCAGTTCTTCCTGTTCTTCAAATGCTCTGTGACGCCTGTCCTGCTCCTGTGCCTGTGCAGACCCCTGGGCCAGGCTTTCAtggactgctgctgctgctgctgtgagggaTGCAGCCCTGACACCACCTCTAGCGAGGGCAGTGCTGACAGCAAGCTCAAAACAGAGATGTCCTCCTCCATCTTCTTTGACAAGCCCCGGGAGTCCCCCCCACCTCTCCTGGCCCTTGGCACACCTTGCTAA